A single region of the Eremothecium gossypii ATCC 10895 chromosome V, complete sequence genome encodes:
- the PGI1 gene encoding glucose-6-phosphate isomerase (Syntenic homolog of Saccharomyces cerevisiae YBR196C (PGI1)), which yields MATTNTFSDFKLASELPAWAKLQELYEKKGKTLSLKEAFATDEQRFQKYSRTFSNHDGSKILFDFSKNLVDDEILGALAQLAREANVTQLRDQMFNGEHINSTEDRAVYHVALRNRANKPMYVDGKNVAPEVDAVLQHMKEFSEQVRSGAWKGYTGKSIKDVVNIGIGGSDLGPVMVTEALKHYAGPLKVHFVSNIDGTHLAETLKEVDPETTLFLVASKTFTTAETITNATSAKNWFLSKTGNNPAHISKHFAALSTNETEVAKFGIDTKNMFGFESWVGGRYSVWSAIGLSVALYIGFDQFEDFLKGAEAVDKHFTSTPIEDNIPLLGGLLSVWYNNFFDAQTHLVVPFDQYLHRFPAYLQQLSMESNGKSVTRGNVFANYSTGSILFGEPATNAQHSFFQLVHQGTKVIPSDFILAAQSHNPIENNLHQKMLASNFFAQAEALMVGKDEAQVKAEGATGGLVPHKVFSGNRPTTSILVQKITPANLGALIAYYEHVTFTEGAIWNINSFDQWGVELGKVLAKVIGKDLDTTGETTSHDASTNGLINQFKAWL from the coding sequence ATGGCCACCACAAACACATTTTCTGACTTTAAGCTAGCTAGTGAATTGCCTGCATGGGCTAAACTTCAGGAGCTCTACGAGAAGAAGGGCAAGACGCTTTCTTTAAAAGAGGCGTTCGCCACGGATGAGCAGCGGTTCCAAAAATACTCGCGCACATTTTCGAACCACGATGGCTCGAAGATACTATTCGACTTCTCGAAAAACCTTGTCGACGACGAAATCCTGGGCGCGCTAGCGCAACTAGCGCGTGAGGCCAATGTGACGCAGCTGCGTGACCAGATGTTCAATGGTGAACACATCAATTCCACCGAGGACCGTGCTGTATACCATGTGGCACTACGTAACCGGGCTAACAAGCCTATGTACGTTGATGGGAAAAACGTGGCGCCAGAGGTCGATGCCGTTCTACAGCACATGAAAGAGTTCTCTGAGCAAGTGCGTTCTGGTGCATGGAAGGGGTACACTGGCAAGTCCATCAAGGACGTCGTGAACATCGGCATTGGTGGCTCTGACCTGGGCCCTGTGATGGTGACCGAGGCGCTCAAGCACTATGCTGGACCATTGAAGGTTCACTTCGTTTCGAACATTGATGGTACACATCTTGCAGAGACGTTGAAGGAAGTCGACCCGGAGACTACTCTCTTCCTTGTTGCCTCGAAGACTTTCACCACGGCCGAGACTATCACTAACGCAACTTCTGCGAAGAACTGGTTTTTGTCCAAGACTGGGAACAACCCAGCGCACATTTCAAAGCACTTTGCTGCTCTCTCCACTAATGAGACAGAAGTTGCCAAGTTTGGGATAGATACGAAGAACATGTTTGGATTTGAGAGTTGGGTTGGTGGCCGCTACTCTGTGTGGTCTGCCATTGGGTTATCCGTTGCCCTTTACATTGGCTTTGACCAGTTCGAGGACTTCCTCAAGGGTGCCGAGGCCGTTGACAAGCACTTTACAAGCACCCCAATTGAGGACAACATTCCATTGTTGGGCGGGTTACTGTCTGTGTGGTACAACAACTTCTTTGACGCACAAACTCACCTAGTTGTTCCATTCGACCAGTACTTGCATAGATTCCCTGCATACTTGCAGCAGCTATCCATGGAATCCAACGGTAAGTCTGTTACCAGAGGCAATGTCTTTGCTAACTACTCGACTGGTTCAATTCTATTCGGTGAGCCAGCCACAAATGCTCAACACTCATTTTTCCAGTTGGTTCACCAAGGCACTAAGGTTATTCCTTCTGACTTTATCCTTGCTGCTCAGTCTCATAACCCAATTGAGAACAATCTCCACCAGAAGATGCTGGCGTCCAACTTCTTCGCTCAGGCTGAAGCTCTAATGGTGGGTAAGGATGAGGCTCAGGTCAAGGCGGAGGGCGCTACTGGTGGTCTAGTTCCACACAAAGTGTTCTCTGGCAACAGACCAACCACTTCTATCCTGGTACAGAAGATCACGCCAGCGAACTTGGGTGCCTTGATCGCATACTATGAGCACGTGACCTTCACCGAAGGCGCTATCTGGAACATCAACTCGTTTGACCAGTGGGGTGTTGAACTAGGTAAGGTTTTGGCCAAGGTTATCGGCAAGGACTTGGATACCACGGGTGAAACTACTTCGCACGATGCCTCCACTAATGGTCTCATTAACCAGTTCAAGGCGTGGTTGTAG
- the GCR1 gene encoding transcription regulator GCR1 (Syntenic homolog of Saccharomyces cerevisiae YPL075W (GCR1)), whose protein sequence is MDTINLSTNLHDWLEDPMLQVSDSRGAGSVGASTTLSPPGMKHLELSQSNPTPSPRSSVSMNRGSHCRSGLYELVQRVPLDENSLLAYVLQQYFHVHEKKEAELLTLVDIILDQTYPHSLTLRKLRYDSTYFRYFGTISRENDITRCPVFYVSLYFYMTWGLPARKQISWDTFSTIPLLSNPPGDEYGPGASCSKPESQNHSMSNKITRSVSVPAQLKQSVYPWLAQLKEDMNQKDRVNYKLYSLIELFQYLSECIVQDIAFLECTGQLPAVRELLREGNQKLFGSAMFAKYKEEMRQQLDGEVVNKDWHNSILLRMEEKFNQLTAKTAQDNTKLNSEISDLKGKLNSMSSMISQLLESQRQLISRSSSHVPALSGTAVSALDKALQQPLSLNDTASALAPISVLPSLSQQHLADGKRKLPLPSAPSPLDHSAGATLKKFRFEDRVLEGTAGTPNNLGSPLEPLLSRAISSPRIPITSLTTQIPPTLAAATPPLHVRPQNTRILQEPRQAADPTTAAMTLTQDCINTVMADELELQKAPLDESVHNLAVNNTASSNGGPNESIKYKLSRDNKTIWDLYTEWYKGFDGKPSIKSLIERYGWRRWKVSDDSHFFPTRRIIINYIEKECDRGVAMGKYPSTLDREAVRKLVAKDLENFRVTNSLTLNSLSLYFRNLTREQREICIYNNFTDWSLLILPEEEKTKYCKRKQGSSSE, encoded by the coding sequence ATGGACACCATTAATCTAAGTACCAATTTGCATGATTGGCTGGAGGACCCGATGCTACAAGTATCCGACTCTAGAGGTGCAGGCTCTGTTGGCGCCAGCACCACGTTGTCGCCTCCTGGTATGAAGCATTTGGAGCTGTCACAGAGCAACCCGACGCCGTCACCGAGATCCAGTGTATCGATGAACAGGGGCAGTCACTGCAGGTCGGGTTTGTATGAGCTCGTGCAGCGGGTGCCGTTGGACGAGAACAGCCTGCTGGCGTATGTGCTGCAGCAGTATTTCCATGTGCACGAGAAGAAAGAGGCGGAGCTGCTGACGCTGGTGGATATCATACTTGATCAAACGTACCCGCATTCGCTGACGTTGAGGAAGTTGCGGTACGATTCGACTTACTTCCGTTACTTCGGCACAATATCCCGTGAGAACGATATTACGAGGTGCCCTGTGTTCTACGTTTCATTGTACTTCTACATGACGTGGGGCCTCCCAGCTCGCAAACAGATCAGCTGGGACACTTTTTCTACCATCCCATTATTAAGCAACCCCCCTGGTGATGAATATGGTCCtggcgccagctgctccaaGCCAGAGTCACAGAACCACTCAATGTCTAACAAGATCACACGAAGTGTTAGCGTGCCTGCGCAGCTGAAACAGTCCGTATATCCATGGCTGGCACAACTAAAGGAGGATATGAACCAGAAGGACCGGGTTAATTACAAATTATACTCGCTCATCGAACTATTTCAGTATCTTTCAGAATGCATCGTTCAGGATATAGCGTTCCTCGAATGCACTGGCCAGCTTCCGGCCGTGCGGGAGCTATTGCGGGAGGGCAACCAGAAGCTGTTTGGATCAGCTATGTTTGCGAAATACAAGGAAGAGATGAGGCAACAGCTCGACGGCGAAGTGGTAAACAAGGATTGGCATAACTCCATCTTATTGAGAATGGAAGAGAAATTCAATCAGCTCACAGCTAAGACCGCACAAGACAACACGAAGTTGAACAGTGAGATTAGCGATCTGAAGGGAAAGCTCAACTCCATGAGTTCCATGATATCTCAGCTATTGGAatctcagcggcagctgATCTCGAGGTCGTCTTCGCATGTGCCAGCCCTGTCGGGAACAGCAGTGTCTGCGCTAGATAAAGCTCTTCAACAGCCGCTCTCTCTCAACGATACAGCGTCCGCGTTAGCACCGATCAGCGTACTTCCCTCTTTAAGTCAGCAGCATCTCGCCGACGGCAAGCGAAAGCTGCCGTTGCCATCCGCCCCTAGCCCGCTGGATCACTCTGCGGGCGCGACGTTGAAGAAGTTCCGGTTTGAAGACCGAGTTCTGGAGGGGACAGCGGGCACGCCAAATAATCTTGGATCTCCTCTTGAACCTCTTTTATCGAGAGCTATATCATCTCCACGCATTCCTATTACCTCGCTCACGACACAGATACCCCCTACTTTAGCAGCTGCAACACCGCCTCTGCACGTACGTCCGCAGAATACTCGCATACTTCAGGAGCCAAGGCAAGCTGCCGACCCCACAACAGCCGCGATGACCCTAACTCAGGACTGTATTAATACCGTTATGGCGGATGAGCTTGAGCTACAGAAGGCTCCTCTAGACGAGTCCGTGCATAACCTGGCAGTCAACAATACAGCTTCGTCCAACGGCGGCCCCAACGAATCCATCAAATATAAACTATCCAGGGATAACAAAACAATTTGGGACCTCTACACCGAATGGTACAAGGGTTTCGATGGCAAGCCATCTATCAAGTCGCTGATAGAACGCTATGGTTGGCGCCGTTGGAAAGTCAGCGATGATTCCCATTTCTTTCCTACGCGCAGGATCATCATCAACTATATCGAGAAGGAGTGTGACCGCGGCGTTGCTATGGGTAAATACCCGTCTACCCTTGACCGGGAAGCGGTCCGAAAGCTGGTGGCAAAAGATTTGGAGAACTTCCGCGTAACCAACAGCCTCACGCTGAACAGTCTCTCCCTATACTTTCGCAACCTAACACGGGAGCAGCGGGAAATATGCATATACAACAACTTCACCGACTGGAGCTTGCTAATCCTTCCGGAAGAGGAGAAAACCAAGTACTGCAAAAGAAAGCAGGGTTCTTCGTCAGAATAA
- a CDS encoding DUF5315 domain-containing protein (Syntenic homolog of Saccharomyces cerevisiae YPL077C and YBR197C): protein MDPGNTSPSAESISSGRGAPRRDVRTLPTPAAGTGVATPQVDRKDRLWTEIDVLDDVKRMAAMDTAERGFPDDFEARLQHLRRSQAALLDATRMPAANIDAQRQRILDIMRKLEGLRDLDEGT, encoded by the coding sequence ATGGATCCTGGAAACACGTCGCCCAGCGCTGAGAGTATATCATCTGGCAGAGGAGCACCTCGCAGAGACGTGCGAACGCTCCCAACCCCAGCGGCGGGCACAGGTGTCGCGACCCCCCAGGTGGACCGCAAGGATAGACTCTGGACAGAGATTGACGTACTGGACGACGTAAAGAGGATGGCGGCCATGGACACCGCAGAGCGAGGCTTTCCCGATGATTTTGAggcgcggctgcagcaTCTTCGGCGGTCCCAAGCTGCACTATTGGACGCAACACGAATGCCAGCAGCGAACATAGAtgcgcagcgccagcgGATATTGGATATAATGCGCAAACTGGAGGGCTTGCGAGACCTTGATGAGGGTACATAG
- the GPI2 gene encoding phosphatidylinositol N-acetylglucosaminyltransferase (Syntenic homolog of Saccharomyces cerevisiae YPL076W (GPI2)), translated as MKRQKVRGAEVWPEWRRLLWLRQPYPDNFTDPRFLTTLQEITAGQLRSQEFSRYLDVVLDFLTFHHRLTNTLLIYVVFTLLYRYHYSPIALAALTTLCASLSFRVLEHLKSSMIVTFTMLTLAPVLKTLSRTTSSDSIWNLSCWLTIIYVLSYSWTQSSLVPTNILLSNVTVLASRLNTTPEVFCFLLICIELNILLPSYERNLRLQGRYATYGCIVMFTHAIVYTFVTMTLGWTYTAPLLVLSVAFIFIAPGYFIYWQRHHYKGHEVLATWDAKKPIFD; from the coding sequence ATGAAACGACAAAAGGTTCGCGGTGCAGAGGTATGGCCAGAATGGAGACGGCTACTATGGCTGCGCCAGCCCTATCCAGATAACTTCACGGACCCTAGGTTTTTGACGACGCTGCAAGAAATAACAGCGGGACAACTGCGGTCACAGGAGTTCTCGCGGTATCTGGATGTTGTGCTAGACTTCCTCACGTTCCACCACAGATTAACGAACACTCTGCTCATCTATGTGGTGTTCACGCTACTATACCGCTACCATTACTCGCCAATTGCGTTGGCTGCGTTGACGACTTTGTGCGCCTCGTTATCATTCCGTGTCCTGGAGCACCTGAAGTCTTCCATGATTGTCACATTCACCATGTTGACGTTAGCACCAGTGCTGAAGACACTATCTCGGACGACGTCATCTGACTCGATATGGAATCTGTCATGCTGGCTGACAATCATATATGTGTTGAGCTATTCGTGGACTCAGTCCTCGTTGGTCCCAACAAACATCCTGCTCTCTAACGTGACCGTGTTAGCGTCGCGGCTGAACACTACTCCGGAAGTGTTCTGCTTTCTCCTGATCTGCATTGAGCTTAACATTCTGCTCCCTTCTTATGAGAGAAACTTGCGTCTACAAGGACGGTATGCAACATACGGATGTATTGTGATGTTTACACATGCTATCGTATATACGTTCGTCACAATGACATTGGGTTGGACGTACACAGCACCACTGCTTGTGTTGTCGGTTGCATTCATATTTATCGCGCCGGGGTACTTCATATATTGGCAGCGGCACCACTATAAAGGACACGAGGTGCTAGCCACCTGGGATGCCAAGAAGCCCATATTTGACTAA
- the MSI1 gene encoding Msi1p (Syntenic homolog of Saccharomyces cerevisiae YBR195C (MSI1)), with the protein MSVKFSAEEVPQVSSEISDELQQRYTNWKKNTKLLYDYLNTNSTKWPSLTCQFMPDLEVPTDKHRLLLSSFTSSQLPEDEAVYISELSTMRHVPWSSLNNFDMDEMEFKVDNQAKLPNKNLVETVRIQFPSGDCNRACYMPQNPDIIGAIASTGAVNIFDRTKHGTNRPKLLGSAASYEIQLNEPESLGDADSAEALSLAWNWQKAGIIASSYSNGLIKVWDITRYQKSQPTISNPELRILQDKAGTNDVSWMVHHSSILAACGESNTIGLLDTRAPDAFKPTKASPHTGGINALQFNYANDMLLCAADSNGGIALWDCRAFSKPLSVFNHGDSVSALQWNPNLPTIVATAGQGDGLIKIWDTSREPEDSLLFVHGGHMLGVNDIAWNYHDPWLMCSVANDNSVHVWKPAANLVQAK; encoded by the coding sequence ATGTCAGTCAAATTCTCAGCGGAAGAAGTGCCGCAAGTGTCGAGTGAGATCTCTGATGAACTCCAGCAGCGCTATACCAATTGGAAGAAGAACACAAAACTATTATATGATTACCTGAACACTAATTCCACCAAATGGCCATCCTTGACATGCCAGTTCATGCCGGACTTGGAGGTACCTACCGATAAACATAGATTGCTGTTGTCCTCATTTACGTCCTCCCAGTTACCAGAGGATGAGGCAGTGTACATTAGCGAATTATCCACCATGCGGCACGTTCCCTGGAGCTCATTAAACAATTTCGATATGGACGAGATGGAGTTCAAGGTAGATAACCAGGCAAAACTACCCAACAAAAATCTCGTTGAGACAGTAAGGATCCAATTTCCAAGTGGCGATTGCAACAGGGCGTGCTATATGCCTCAGAACCCAGATATTATCGGGGCAATAGCTTCTACCGGAGCAGTGAACATATTCGACAGAACCAAGCACGGTACTAACCGTCCGAAATTGCTTGGTTCTGCTGCAAGCTACGAGATTCAATTAAACGAGCCAGAATCCTTAGGAGATGCGGACAGCGCTGAGGCACTGTCACTGGCATGGAACTGGCAAAAAGCTGGGATCATAGCCTCCTCCTATAGCAACGGTCTAATCAAAGTGTGGGATATCACGCGATACCAGAAAAGCCAGCCAACCATTTCTAACCCGGAACTGCGCATATTGCAGGACAAGGCAGGTACAAACGATGTATCGTGGATGGTACATCACTCTTCTATCTTGGCTGCCTGTGGGGAAAGTAATACAATTGGCCTGCTCGATACACGTGCTCCTGACGCCTTCAAGCCTACGAAAGCGTCCCCCCACACAGGTGGGATTAATGCGCTGCAGTTCAACTACGCGAATGACATGCTACTTTGCGCAGCTGATTCGAATGGTGGTATTGCTCTATGGGACTGCAGGGCCTTCTCCAAACCACTATCAGTCTTTAACCACGGTGACTCCGTATCAGCGCTGCAGTGGAATCCTAACCTCCCCACTATTGTAGCTACTGCAGGTCAAGGCGATGGCCTAATTAAGATCTGGGACACCTCCCGGGAACCCGAGGATTCACTACTTTTTGTTCATGGCGGGCATATGCTCGGCGTGAATGACATCGCATGGAACTACCATGATCCTTGGCTGATGTGCAGCGTGGCAAACGATAATTCAGTTCACGTATGGAAGCCAGCAGCTAACTTAGTGCAGGCTAAGTAG
- the TAF5 gene encoding chromatin modification protein (Syntenic homolog of Saccharomyces cerevisiae YBR198C (TAF5)): protein MNSKLNNRSTRPAHRQEAHMSQKGQKQPTKPAPSSIRPGQQQGSSSSQAAKPSSGFSASDLNRIVLEYLNKKGYHRTEQMLRAESSRTLTPSNKSSVASSTLPAPATSATQEVTTNGKPASNPPMPLKRDANGNLVQQAQVTPQHYFRAYAMLKNWVDSSLDMYKPELSRIIYPIFIYVFLTLVSKAPVQARRFFDKYSEDYKALHGTEINKLFSVNSVDHIKENELAQGFQSNKYRVTISRTTLNLLLYFLNENESVGGSLLISIINQNLEPNAVDNIISQDTLTDGIKDISAGAIDVDNHNSVPVKLGPFPRDQEFTKEVEVELMRKDEQEIEENPDENRKTLVEEYKSMTGATAAVAPVGAQPEAPATQKGDESDDASEKKEHDEKAGEKGTAPSSSGQPAVPIPAGTLPLNAPVGLPLSTTATDLINPMMESPLPGALPLPPKTALDLKLEIQKVRESRDAIKMDNLQTSAPSVCMYTFHNTNREMTCLRFSDDSRLVAAGFQDSYIKLWSLDGTPLESQLPSKAKDASNTVTLIGHSGPVYSVSFSPDNRYLVSASEDKTVRLWSLDTYTCLVSYKGHNHPVWDVKFSPLGHYFATGSHDQTARLWSCDHIYPLRIFAGHLNDVDCVTFHPNGTYVLTGSSDKTCRMWDIQTGDSVRLFLGHTASVVSVAVSPDGRWLTTGSEDGVIIVWDIGTGKRIKQMRGHGKSAVYSLSFNKEGNILVSGGADQSVRVWDLKKFTNEPSLEPEQPYSGYLGDMEASVNQDVKEYGRRRTVFPTQDLMASFHTKKTPIYTVKFTRTNLVLAGGAFTE, encoded by the coding sequence ATGAACTCCAAGCTAAACAACAGGAGCACGCGTCCAGCGCACCGGCAAGAAGCTCATATGTCACAGAAGGGCCAGAAGCAACCTACCAAGCCAGCACCGAGCAGCATACGTCCGGGACAGCAGCAGggctcgtcgtcgtcgcaGGCGGCGAAGCCCAGCAGTGGGTTTTCGGCGTCGGATCTCAACCGGATCGTGCTGGAGTACTTGAATAAGAAGGGCTATCACCGGACGGAGCAGATGCTTCGGGCAGAGTCGTCGCGCACTCTGACGCCATCGAACAAGAGCTCTGTGGCAAGCAGCACGCTGCCCGCGCCTGCGACGAGCGCGACCCAGGAGGTGACAACGAACGGCAAGCCTGCGTCGAATCCGCCAATGCCGTTGAAGCGCGATGCGAACGGCAATCTGGTCCAACAGGCGCAGGTGACGCCCCAGCACTACTTCCGCGCGTACGCGATGCTGAAGAATTGGGTGGACTCGTCGCTGGACATGTACAAGCCGGAGCTGTCGCGGATCATATACCCGATCTTCATATATGTGTTTCTGACGCTGGTCTCCAAGGCTCCGGTGCAGGCGCGGCGCTTCTTTGACAAGTACTCGGAAGACTACAAGGCGCTTCATGGCACGGAGATAAACAAGCTCTTCAGCGTCAACTCGGTCGACCATATAAAGGAAAacgagctggcgcagggATTCCAGTCCAACAAGTACCGCGTGACCATTTCGCGCACGACGCTCAATCTCCTTCTTTACTTCCTCAATGAAAATGAGAGCGTAGGAGGCTCATTATTGATCTCCATTATCAACCAGAACCTCGAGCCAAATGCCGTGGACAATATCATATCGCAAGATACTCTGACGGACGGCATCAAGGATATTTCTGCCGGGGCGATTGATGTCGACAACCACAATTCGGTGCCCGTAAAGCTTGGTCCTTTCCCTCGGGACCAAGAGTTCACGAAAGAGGTAGAGGTAGAATTGATGAGGAAAGATGAGCAGGAAATTGAAGAGAATCCAGACGAGAATAGGAAGACCTTGGTCGAAGAATATAAGTCTATGACAGGCGCAACTGCCGCCGTTGCTCCTGTGGGAGCACAGCCAGAGGCGCCCGCCACACAGAAAGGTGACGAGTCGGATGATGCTTCTGAAAAGAAAGAACATGATGAGAAGGCAGGCGAGAAGGGCACCGCTCCCAGCTCATCTGGTCAGCCAGCGGTGCCAATTCCAGCGGGGACTCTTCCACTCAACGCACCTGTTGGCCTGCCCCTGTCCACAACGGCGACCGATCTAATAAACCCTATGATGGAGTCCCCACTACCGGGCGCTTTGCCCTTACCACCCAAAACTGCGCTGGATCTAAAACTGGAAATTCAAAAGGTCCGTGAGTCTCGGGATGCCATTAAGATGGACAACTTACAGACATCTGCACCTAGTGTTTGTATGTATACTTTTCACAATACAAACAGAGAGATGACATGCCTACGGTTTAGTGACGATTCACGCTTAGTCGCGGCGGGCTTCCAGGACAGTTATATTAAGCTTTGGTCACTCGACGGGACACCTTTAGAAAGCCAGCTTCCTTCGAAAGCCAAAGACGCTAGTAATACAGTAACGCTAATAGGACATAGCGGTCCGGTCTACTCCGTTTCGTTCAGTCCAGATAACCGGTACTTGGTTTCTGCATCTGAGGACAAGACCGTACGACTATGGTCCCTCGATACTTACACCTGCTTGGTAAGCTACAAGGGACACAACCACCCGGTATGGGACGTTAAATTTTCACCTCTGGGGCACTACTTCGCAACAGGATCGCATGATCAGACAGCGCGACTCTGGTCATGCGATCATATTTATCCACTCCGGATATTTGCAGGCCATTTAAATGACGTGGATTGTGTCACCTTCCATCCCAATGGCACATATGTTCTCACTGGCTCTAGTGATAAAACGTGCCGTATGTGGGACATTCAAACAGGTGATTCAGTGCGGTTGTTTCTAGGACATACGGCGAGTGTCGTCTCTGTTGCGGTTTCCCCCGACGGCAGATGGCTAACAACAGGATCAGAAGATGGCGTTATCATTGTCTGGGATATTGGCACGGGTAAACGGATAAAGCAGATGCGTGGTCATGGAAAAAGTGCAGTGTATTCCCTATCGTTCAACAAGGAAGGGAATATTCTGGTTAGCGGTGGTGCAGACCAGTCAGTTCGTGTTTGGGATTTGAAGAAGTTTACTAATGAACCAAGCTTGGAACCTGAGCAGCCATACTCAGGCTATCTGGGGGACATGGAAGCAAGTGTGAACCAGGATGTCAAGGAATATGGTCGGAGGAGAACAGTGTTCCCAACGCAGGATCTAATGGCCTCTTTCCACACGAAGAAGACACCAATATACACAGTCAAGTTTACCAGGACGAACCTTGTGCTTGCAGGAGGCGCTTTCACAGAATAG